CGGGGGTCGTCGGTCTCGGCCGCCTCGCGGGAGAAGCGTTCGAGCGCTTCGGTGAGCGACGCCCGGGCCGTCTCGAGGTCGGCGTCGACCGGTGGGCTCGAACGGCGGCCCGTTCGCTCGCGGGTTCGCCGGCCCCTGTCGACGCGTTCCTCGCGACGGCCGGACGACTGCTGTGACGGCGGCGTCCGACGGGGTGGTGTCGTGTGGCGGACGACGCTCGCGTCCGCGGTCCGACTCGAGTCCGTCCGTTCTTCCTCGGAGGCGGACGCCGGCGGTTCGGTCGCTTTCTCCTCGTCGGCCGTCGGGGTGGCCGGCTCCGGCTCGGCTCGCGACTCGGCGGCCGTGGCGTCCTCGGCCTCGGCCTCG
This portion of the Natronobeatus ordinarius genome encodes:
- a CDS encoding Sjogren's syndrome/scleroderma autoantigen 1 family protein translates to MSDFDKEAEREKLRKKYERDKRDREATQRMSDLLLKGATMTNTHCDTCADPLFRQNGVTFCPSCHGGPEAVEGPDLEESDDEVAESAAEEESAAETADKGEAEAEDATAAESRAEPEPATPTADEEKATEPPASASEEERTDSSRTADASVVRHTTPPRRTPPSQQSSGRREERVDRGRRTRERTGRRSSPPVDADLETARASLTEALERFSREAAETDDPRYARDCLEAAREAAEALAVLGR